In Janthinobacterium rivuli, a single genomic region encodes these proteins:
- a CDS encoding Hsp20/alpha crystallin family protein codes for MANHLIRRDPQNPLARFDPFSDMEEFMHDFFAPALRLRDGGSPRMRVDISETEQAYQVQADIPGVNKDDIKVSIDGNRVSISAELKDERVTRDSGGKTVRSEREYGQQYRSFVLPQEVDEAGAQARYENGVLLLDLPKKEGTGGRQLAIQ; via the coding sequence ATGGCTAATCATTTGATCCGTCGCGATCCGCAAAACCCGCTGGCACGTTTCGACCCGTTCAGCGACATGGAAGAATTCATGCACGACTTTTTCGCGCCCGCCCTGCGCCTGCGCGATGGCGGTTCGCCACGCATGCGCGTCGACATTTCCGAAACTGAGCAAGCGTATCAGGTGCAGGCAGACATTCCAGGCGTCAACAAGGACGATATCAAGGTGTCCATCGACGGCAACCGCGTCTCCATCAGCGCTGAACTCAAGGATGAAAGGGTGACCCGCGATAGCGGAGGCAAGACCGTGCGCAGCGAGCGCGAGTACGGCCAGCAATACCGCAGCTTCGTGCTGCCGCAAGAAGTGGACGAGGCTGGCGCGCAGGCCCGCTACGAAAATGGCGTGTTGCTGCTGGACTTGCCGAAGAAGGAAGGCACCGGCGGCCGGCAACTGGCGATACAGTGA
- a CDS encoding hybrid sensor histidine kinase/response regulator: MMNETSTKLLIVDDLPENLRALNALIRESDRSVYQASSGEEALALLLEHDFALAILDVQMPEMDGFELAQLMRGTEKTRHIPIVFVTAAGKEMNFAFQGYESGAVDFLHKPLDINAVQSKVNVFVALHQQRSETRRQVQALEHSRQQQEALLKELRATQAELQRSLRLRDEFMSMVAHELRTPLNTLFLETQMRTVNLERGNLAAFEPDKLGKMVARDGRQIRSMVRLIDDMLDVSRITSGKLSIRREAVDLTCLVRRVADDLAPYAATTDSVLEVMAFEPIHGYWDAFRVEQIVVNLISNAVRYGQGQPVEISLAHTQNSAVIEVRDHGIGINARDQERIFDAFERVIHQDRTGGLGLGLFITKQLVDAHGGAITLQSQPGNGALFSVTLPLAGS; this comes from the coding sequence ATGATGAATGAAACAAGTACCAAACTGCTGATCGTCGACGACTTGCCGGAAAACCTGCGCGCACTCAATGCGCTGATCCGCGAGAGCGACCGCAGCGTCTACCAGGCATCCTCGGGCGAAGAAGCGCTGGCCCTGCTGCTGGAACACGATTTCGCGCTGGCCATCCTCGACGTGCAAATGCCGGAAATGGATGGTTTTGAACTGGCGCAATTGATGCGCGGCACGGAAAAGACGCGCCACATCCCCATCGTCTTCGTCACGGCGGCCGGCAAGGAAATGAATTTCGCCTTCCAGGGCTATGAAAGCGGCGCCGTCGACTTCCTGCACAAGCCGCTCGACATCAATGCCGTGCAAAGCAAGGTCAACGTCTTCGTGGCCCTGCACCAGCAGCGCAGCGAAACGCGGCGCCAGGTGCAGGCGCTCGAGCACAGCCGCCAGCAGCAGGAAGCGCTGTTGAAAGAATTGCGCGCCACGCAGGCGGAACTGCAGCGCTCGCTGCGCCTGCGCGACGAATTCATGTCCATGGTGGCGCACGAACTGCGCACGCCCCTGAACACGCTGTTTTTGGAAACGCAGATGCGCACCGTCAACCTGGAACGGGGCAACCTGGCCGCTTTCGAGCCGGACAAGCTGGGCAAGATGGTGGCGCGCGACGGGCGGCAAATCCGCAGCATGGTGCGCCTGATCGACGACATGCTCGACGTCTCGCGCATCACCAGCGGCAAGCTGTCGATCCGCCGCGAAGCCGTCGACCTGACCTGCCTCGTGCGCCGCGTGGCGGACGACCTGGCGCCATATGCGGCCACGACGGACAGCGTGCTGGAAGTGATGGCCTTCGAGCCCATCCACGGTTACTGGGATGCCTTCCGCGTCGAGCAGATCGTCGTCAACCTGATCAGCAATGCCGTGCGCTACGGCCAGGGCCAGCCCGTGGAAATCAGCCTGGCGCACACGCAGAACAGCGCCGTCATCGAAGTGCGCGACCATGGCATCGGCATCAACGCGCGCGACCAGGAACGCATTTTCGACGCCTTCGAGCGCGTCATCCACCAGGACCGCACGGGTGGCCTAGGTCTGGGCCTGTTCATCACCAAGCAGCTGGTCGATGCGCACGGCGGCGCCATCACCCTGCAAAGCCAGCCCGGCAATGGCGCCCTGTTCAGCGTCACCCTGCCGCTGGCCGGCAGCTGA
- the cyoA gene encoding ubiquinol oxidase subunit II — protein MFSLKVRRGLLLLPLALLAGCNTVVLNASGDIAVQQGNLIVISTLLMLLIIVPVIALTLLFAWRYRKNNTAAKYEPDWDHSTRLELIIWGAPLLIIIVLGLLTWISTHTLDPYRPLSRIDANRPIPASHKPMIVEVVALDWKWLFIYPEQGIASVNELYAPVDRPIRFKITASSVMNSFFIPALAGQIYAMPGMETQLNAVINKPGVYKGFSANYSGAGFSGMRFKFHGVNDADFDKWVASARAGGGALNRDDYLSLAQPSERDPVRRYSAVPSDLYKAILNRTIVSDALCVTPVEPYKLTMANSPVAAVTAVVASDAVVEKGVQAK, from the coding sequence ATGTTTTCATTAAAAGTTCGTCGCGGACTGCTTCTTTTACCTCTCGCATTGTTGGCTGGTTGCAATACGGTGGTACTGAACGCGTCTGGTGACATCGCAGTTCAGCAAGGCAATCTGATTGTCATCTCGACATTGCTGATGCTGTTGATTATCGTTCCGGTAATCGCCCTGACCCTGCTTTTCGCATGGCGCTATAGAAAAAACAACACCGCGGCCAAATACGAGCCGGACTGGGACCACTCGACTCGCCTCGAGCTGATCATCTGGGGCGCGCCCCTGTTGATCATTATCGTGCTGGGCCTGCTGACCTGGATCAGCACCCACACCCTCGATCCATACCGCCCATTGAGCCGTATCGACGCCAACCGCCCCATTCCTGCCAGCCACAAGCCGATGATCGTCGAAGTCGTGGCCCTGGACTGGAAGTGGCTGTTCATCTACCCGGAGCAAGGCATCGCTTCCGTGAATGAACTGTACGCGCCCGTCGATCGTCCGATCCGCTTCAAGATCACCGCGTCGTCCGTCATGAACTCGTTCTTCATCCCCGCACTGGCAGGTCAGATCTACGCCATGCCGGGCATGGAAACGCAGTTGAATGCCGTCATCAACAAGCCTGGTGTCTATAAAGGCTTCTCCGCCAACTACAGCGGTGCCGGTTTCTCGGGCATGCGCTTCAAGTTCCATGGCGTGAATGATGCGGACTTTGACAAATGGGTGGCATCGGCACGTGCCGGTGGCGGCGCGCTGAACCGCGACGACTACCTGTCGCTGGCCCAGCCTAGCGAACGCGATCCGGTGCGCCGCTACAGCGCCGTGCCTAGCGATCTGTACAAGGCAATTCTGAATCGCACCATCGTTTCCGACGCCCTGTGCGTGACGCCGGTCGAGCCATACAAATTGACGATGGCAAATAGCCCGGTAGCGGCCGTAACGGCAGTAGTCGCTAGCGATGCAGTAGTTGAAAAGGGCGTTCAAGCCAAGTAA
- a CDS encoding MFS transporter — MSSTRIHSGDVPADFSPHSLRDARGAGTVESHIDPGEIAVGVIIGRASEYFDFFVYAIASVLVFPRVFFPFEERLEGTLYAFLIFSFAFIARPFGTVIFMEIQRRMGRSAKLTIALFLLGVSTAGIAFLPTYSHLGFAAIIWLSVLRIGQGVALGGSWDGLPSLLALNAPENKRGWYAMLGQLGAPAGFLIAAGLFWFMLTTLTDEDFLDWGWRYPFYVAFAINVVALFARLRLVSTNEYARLLDERELQPVSVFEMSRGQGRNVLIGALAALASYALFHLVTVFPLSWISVYQTRSASDFLQIQMLGAVLAAIGVVISGLLADKVGRRTTLGVLAVLIAIFSAFVPTLMGGGNFGQDVFILVGFSLLGLSYGQAAGAVTANFPARFRYTGAALTSDLAWLVGAGFAPLVALGLSANFGLAYVSFYLLSGAVASLAALSLNRALEIRD, encoded by the coding sequence ATGTCCAGCACGCGCATACACAGCGGGGATGTACCCGCCGACTTTTCCCCCCACTCCCTGCGCGACGCACGCGGGGCCGGCACGGTCGAATCGCATATCGACCCCGGTGAGATCGCCGTCGGCGTGATCATCGGCCGCGCTTCCGAATACTTTGACTTCTTTGTCTACGCCATCGCCTCGGTGCTGGTGTTTCCGCGCGTCTTCTTCCCGTTTGAAGAACGCCTGGAGGGTACATTATATGCATTCCTGATTTTCTCGTTCGCCTTCATCGCCCGTCCGTTCGGCACCGTGATCTTCATGGAGATCCAGCGCCGCATGGGACGCAGCGCCAAGCTGACGATCGCCCTCTTCCTGCTGGGCGTGTCGACGGCCGGCATCGCCTTCCTGCCGACGTATTCGCACCTGGGCTTTGCCGCCATCATCTGGCTGTCCGTGCTGCGCATCGGCCAGGGCGTGGCCCTGGGCGGCTCGTGGGATGGCTTGCCGTCGCTGCTGGCCCTGAACGCGCCCGAAAACAAGCGCGGTTGGTACGCCATGCTGGGCCAGCTGGGTGCGCCCGCCGGCTTCCTGATCGCCGCCGGCCTGTTCTGGTTCATGCTGACCACCCTGACGGATGAGGACTTCCTCGACTGGGGCTGGCGCTATCCTTTCTATGTCGCCTTCGCCATCAACGTGGTCGCCCTGTTTGCCCGCCTGCGCCTGGTGTCGACGAATGAATATGCGCGCCTGCTCGACGAACGCGAACTGCAGCCCGTGAGCGTGTTTGAAATGAGCCGCGGCCAGGGCCGCAACGTGCTGATCGGCGCCCTCGCCGCGCTGGCCAGCTACGCCCTGTTCCACCTCGTCACCGTGTTCCCGCTGTCGTGGATTTCCGTCTACCAGACCCGTTCGGCCTCGGACTTCCTGCAAATCCAGATGCTGGGCGCCGTGCTGGCCGCCATCGGCGTCGTGATTTCCGGCTTGCTGGCCGATAAAGTGGGCCGCCGCACCACCCTGGGCGTGCTGGCCGTACTGATCGCCATCTTCAGCGCCTTCGTGCCAACCCTGATGGGTGGCGGCAACTTTGGCCAGGACGTCTTCATCCTCGTCGGCTTCAGCCTGCTGGGCCTGTCCTACGGCCAGGCAGCCGGCGCCGTGACGGCCAACTTCCCTGCCCGCTTCCGCTACACGGGTGCGGCGTTGACGTCCGACCTGGCCTGGCTGGTCGGTGCCGGTTTCGCCCCGCTCGTGGCGCTGGGCCTGTCGGCCAACTTCGGCCTGGCCTACGTCAGTTTCTACTTGCTGTCGGGCGCCGTCGCCTCGCTGGCCGCCCTGAGCCTGAACCGGGCGCTGGAAATCCGCGACTGA
- a CDS encoding CheR family methyltransferase — MSLRTTDAQLHALMEAIYQRYSYDFRDYSLPSQRRRLSQALERLHCADVPALQQLVLDDAAAFGKLLQILTVPVTQMFRDPAFFLALREQVVPVLKTYPSPTIWVAGCCTGEEALSLAIVLHEEGLLERSTIYATDINPQALATAARGVYPLHRLDEYGANYLAAGGLGQLTDYYTVEHATARFQQRLLDRINFTDHSLSTDSVFIETQLILCRNVLIYFNKTLQERALGLFHESLCHRGFLGLGSKESTHFTRFAADFEPLPGPEKLYRKRAPSHAASHYAGRQSHARNET; from the coding sequence ATGTCTCTGCGCACCACGGACGCGCAACTGCACGCGCTGATGGAAGCGATCTATCAGCGCTACAGCTATGATTTTCGCGACTACTCCTTACCCTCGCAGCGCCGCCGCCTGAGTCAGGCGCTCGAACGCTTGCACTGCGCTGACGTGCCCGCCTTGCAGCAACTGGTGCTCGACGACGCGGCCGCCTTTGGCAAGCTGCTGCAGATTTTGACCGTGCCCGTCACGCAAATGTTCCGCGACCCGGCGTTTTTTCTCGCCTTGCGCGAACAGGTCGTGCCCGTGCTGAAAACCTACCCCTCGCCGACCATCTGGGTGGCCGGCTGCTGCACGGGCGAAGAGGCGCTGTCGCTGGCCATCGTGCTGCACGAGGAAGGCTTGCTCGAACGCAGCACGATTTACGCCACCGACATCAATCCGCAAGCGCTGGCCACGGCCGCGCGCGGCGTGTATCCGCTGCACCGGCTCGACGAGTACGGCGCCAACTACCTGGCCGCGGGCGGCCTGGGCCAGCTGACCGATTACTACACGGTCGAGCATGCCACTGCACGTTTCCAGCAGCGCCTGCTCGACAGGATTAACTTTACCGACCACAGCCTGTCCACGGACAGCGTGTTTATTGAAACGCAATTGATTTTGTGCCGTAACGTGCTGATTTACTTCAACAAAACCTTGCAGGAGCGGGCCCTGGGCCTGTTCCACGAGTCGCTGTGCCACCGGGGTTTCCTGGGCCTGGGCAGCAAGGAAAGCACGCATTTCACCCGCTTTGCCGCCGACTTCGAGCCATTGCCGGGTCCCGAAAAGCTCTACCGCAAGCGTGCGCCCTCGCACGCCGCTTCCCACTACGCTGGACGGCAAAGCCATGCCAGGAATGAAACATGA
- a CDS encoding response regulator, whose translation MNTKTPIDSFSFRRILARNVTLPLVIGVITALVFVGLIAYLLSALRSVEHSERVIGNANEVMKLSVDLETGMRGYLLTGDETFLAPYKSGKAKIAVEMTTLLDLVSDSPIQVDRLRRIRALQGQWLDYAEAVIAQRRNNQEFLARVRQGEGKLEFDEIRREFLTFLSMEQRLRQERADTAESRTMLAVVVFLILSLGLSGLLAYLGRRELLRLSDIYNDALEQRGKDNDVLQEQAWLRTGQTELAAHTSGQLGLPQLGRHVLDFLAHRLDVAIATLYVVDEDGSLRRTAVYGFNDQGVKDKQVFKLGEGLVGETAREKRLKHVQQVPDNYLTVTSSLGRGTPLELVLTPVNNEGVVNGVIELGFTHPVSARAKEWLNLIAANVGTSLEAALYRQRLQNVLEETQQLNEELEVQQEELRTANEELGEQSRVLEQSQAHLEEQKAALEQSNEQLAVQALSLDQKNMAIGEAHAQLEARAEELQRASRYKSEFLANMSHELRTPLNSSLILSKLLSDNTSGNLTPEQVTFAQTIYSAGNDLLTLINDILDISKVEAGKLELTPEAVPFNELLSSMKMLFGAQAQQKKLVFDVKVAPDVAPSFVSDRQRLEQILKNLLSNAIKFTDAGTVSLHVSTDAAGQVRFQVQDTGIGIAGDQQHKIFDAFHQADGTTSRRYGGTGLGLSISRDLAALLGGSIELASTPGQGSTFTLVLPAVMPEREVEAAPAPAAAPQAPAAAAAPKAVPAAKPVPLPTFEDDRNSVPAVKTGQRSVLVIEDEPSFAGILFDLAHEMQYRCLVAHGADEGLRLAEEFLPDAILLDMGLPDRPGLLVLQQLKENPLTRHIPVHIVSGNDQIQEAMQLGAIGYATKPRTREQLKEVFRKLESKFTQKMKRILLVEDDERQRESVVHLISDDDVEITAVALGEQALELLKTQIFDCMIIDLKLPDIQGNELLERMEHEELCSFPPVIVYTGRNLSREEEADLMKYSRSIIIKGARSPERLLDEVTLFLHKVESELSSERQGMLQQVRSRERVFEGRKILLVDDDVRNIFALTNALEQRGVVVEIGRNGFEAISKLNSVDDIDLVLMDVMMPGMDGLEATRLIRADGRYNKLPIIAITAKAMKNDQEECLQAGASDYLAKPIDLDRLYSLLRVWMPKMERI comes from the coding sequence ATGAATACCAAGACCCCGATCGACTCCTTCAGCTTTCGCCGCATCCTCGCCCGCAATGTGACCTTGCCGCTGGTCATCGGGGTCATCACGGCCCTCGTGTTTGTCGGCCTGATCGCCTATCTGCTCTCGGCCCTGCGCTCGGTCGAGCATTCCGAACGCGTGATCGGCAATGCGAACGAAGTCATGAAATTGTCGGTCGACCTGGAAACGGGCATGCGCGGCTATTTGCTGACGGGCGACGAAACTTTCCTGGCGCCGTATAAATCGGGCAAGGCGAAGATCGCCGTGGAAATGACCACCCTGCTGGATCTGGTGTCCGACAGCCCCATCCAGGTGGACCGCTTGCGCCGCATCCGCGCGCTGCAAGGCCAGTGGCTCGATTACGCGGAAGCCGTGATCGCCCAGCGCCGCAACAACCAGGAATTCCTCGCGCGCGTGCGCCAGGGCGAAGGCAAGCTCGAATTTGACGAAATCCGCCGCGAATTCCTCACCTTCCTGTCCATGGAGCAGCGCTTGCGCCAGGAACGGGCCGATACGGCCGAAAGCCGCACCATGCTGGCCGTCGTCGTGTTCCTCATCCTCAGCCTGGGATTGTCGGGCCTGCTGGCCTACCTGGGACGGCGCGAACTGCTGCGTCTGTCCGACATCTACAACGATGCGCTGGAGCAGCGCGGCAAGGATAACGACGTGTTGCAGGAGCAAGCCTGGCTGCGCACGGGGCAGACGGAGCTGGCGGCCCACACGAGCGGCCAGCTGGGCTTGCCTCAACTGGGACGGCACGTGCTCGATTTCCTCGCTCACCGCCTCGACGTGGCCATCGCCACCCTGTACGTCGTCGACGAAGATGGCAGCCTGCGCCGCACGGCCGTGTACGGCTTCAACGATCAGGGTGTGAAGGACAAGCAAGTCTTCAAGCTGGGCGAAGGACTGGTGGGCGAGACGGCACGCGAAAAGCGCCTCAAGCATGTGCAGCAAGTGCCCGACAATTACCTGACCGTGACGTCAAGCCTGGGCCGCGGCACGCCGCTGGAACTGGTCTTGACGCCCGTCAACAACGAAGGCGTCGTCAACGGCGTCATCGAGCTGGGCTTTACGCATCCCGTCAGCGCCCGCGCCAAGGAATGGCTGAACCTGATTGCCGCGAATGTCGGCACCTCGCTGGAAGCGGCCCTGTACCGCCAGCGCCTGCAAAACGTGCTGGAAGAAACCCAGCAATTGAATGAAGAGCTGGAAGTGCAGCAAGAAGAACTGCGCACGGCCAATGAAGAGCTGGGCGAGCAGTCGCGCGTGCTGGAACAGTCGCAGGCGCACCTGGAAGAGCAAAAGGCGGCGCTGGAGCAGTCGAACGAGCAACTGGCCGTGCAGGCGCTGTCGCTGGACCAGAAAAACATGGCCATCGGCGAGGCGCATGCCCAGCTCGAAGCGCGCGCGGAAGAACTGCAGCGGGCCAGCCGCTACAAATCCGAATTCCTGGCGAACATGTCGCATGAGCTGCGCACGCCGCTGAACAGCTCGCTGATTCTGTCCAAGCTGCTGTCGGACAACACCAGCGGCAACTTGACGCCGGAACAAGTGACGTTTGCGCAAACCATTTATTCAGCCGGCAACGATTTACTCACCCTCATCAACGATATCCTCGACATTTCCAAGGTCGAGGCAGGCAAGCTGGAATTGACGCCGGAAGCCGTGCCCTTCAACGAGCTGCTCAGCAGCATGAAGATGCTGTTCGGCGCCCAGGCGCAGCAAAAGAAACTGGTGTTTGACGTCAAGGTGGCGCCGGACGTCGCGCCGTCCTTCGTCAGCGACCGCCAGCGCCTCGAGCAAATCCTGAAAAACCTGCTGTCGAACGCCATCAAGTTCACCGATGCGGGCACCGTGTCCCTGCACGTGAGCACGGATGCGGCCGGCCAGGTGCGCTTCCAGGTGCAGGATACCGGCATCGGCATCGCCGGCGACCAGCAGCACAAAATTTTCGACGCCTTCCACCAGGCCGACGGCACCACCAGCCGCCGCTATGGCGGCACGGGCCTGGGCCTGTCGATTTCGCGCGACCTGGCCGCCTTGCTGGGCGGCAGCATCGAGCTGGCCAGCACACCCGGTCAGGGCAGCACGTTTACCCTGGTGCTGCCGGCCGTCATGCCGGAGCGTGAGGTGGAAGCCGCGCCTGCGCCCGCCGCCGCGCCGCAAGCACCCGCCGCGGCCGCCGCACCCAAGGCGGTACCCGCCGCCAAGCCCGTGCCGCTGCCCACCTTCGAGGATGACCGCAATAGCGTGCCGGCCGTCAAGACGGGCCAGCGATCCGTGCTGGTGATCGAGGATGAGCCGTCGTTTGCAGGCATCCTGTTCGACCTCGCGCATGAAATGCAATACCGCTGCCTGGTGGCGCACGGCGCCGACGAAGGCTTGCGCCTGGCCGAGGAATTCCTGCCCGACGCCATCTTGCTCGACATGGGCTTGCCGGACCGTCCGGGCTTGCTGGTCTTGCAGCAATTGAAGGAAAACCCGCTGACGCGCCACATTCCCGTGCACATCGTGTCCGGCAACGACCAGATCCAGGAAGCCATGCAGCTGGGCGCCATCGGCTACGCCACCAAGCCGCGCACGCGCGAACAGCTGAAGGAAGTGTTCCGCAAGCTCGAATCGAAGTTTACGCAAAAAATGAAGCGCATCCTGCTGGTCGAAGACGACGAACGCCAGCGCGAAAGCGTGGTCCACCTGATCAGCGACGACGACGTGGAAATCACGGCAGTGGCCCTGGGCGAGCAAGCGCTGGAATTGCTGAAAACGCAGATTTTCGACTGCATGATCATCGACTTGAAGCTGCCCGACATCCAGGGCAACGAATTGCTCGAACGCATGGAACATGAAGAGCTGTGCTCGTTCCCGCCCGTCATCGTCTACACGGGCCGCAACCTGAGCCGCGAGGAAGAAGCGGACCTGATGAAATACTCGCGTTCGATCATCATCAAGGGCGCCCGTTCGCCCGAGCGCCTGCTCGACGAAGTCACCCTCTTCCTGCACAAGGTGGAGTCCGAACTGTCGAGCGAGCGCCAGGGCATGCTGCAACAGGTGCGCAGCCGCGAACGCGTATTTGAAGGGCGCAAGATTTTGCTGGTGGACGACGACGTGCGCAATATCTTCGCCCTGACGAATGCGCTGGAACAGCGAGGCGTGGTGGTGGAAATCGGCCGCAACGGCTTCGAAGCCATCAGCAAGCTCAACAGCGTGGACGATATCGACCTGGTGTTGATGGATGTCATGATGCCGGGCATGGATGGACTCGAAGCGACGCGCTTGATCCGCGCCGATGGCCGCTACAACAAGCTGCCCATCATCGCCATCACGGCCAAGGCCATGAAGAATGACCAGGAAGAATGCCTGCAGGCGGGGGCATCCGATTACCTGGCCAAGCCAATCGACCTCGACCGCTTGTATTCGCTGCTGCGCGTGTGGATGCCGAAGATGGAACGCATCTGA